A window of Terriglobia bacterium genomic DNA:
CGCGCGGAGAGAAGTCGATGGTGGAAAAGCTTACCGGTGAACTTCTGGACGCATCGAATAACCGCGGGGGCGCTGTCAAGAAGCGGGATGACACGCACCGCATGGCGGAGGCCAACAAGGCCTTTGCTCATTACCGCTGGTAATCCCTGATCATCGGGGTCAACATGGACAGGGCGGGATGTGGTTCGGCCTCGAACCGCGATCCGCTTTGTGGGTCGTATCCAGCGACCCTCAACGCCAACTGGATTTACGCGGGCGCGACCTTCTCCTTCCGAAAGGAGGAGAAGCGCGGGATTCTCTGTCGTGCGATAAGAGTATGCCAAGGCAAGTGCCGTTAAACAAAACTCGGAACATCGGCATCATGGCTCACATTGATGCCGGTAAGACCACTACCACGGAGCGGGTCCTCTTCTATACAGGGATCACGCACAAGATGGGCGAGGTGCACGAAGGCACCGCCGTCATGGATTGGATGGAGCAGGAGCAGGAGCGCGGGATCACGATTACCTCGGCCGCCACCACCTGTTTCTGGAATAACTACCGGATCAATATTATCGACACGCCGGGACACGTAGATTTTACGGTGGAGGTTGAGAGATCGCTCCGGGTCCTTGACGGAGCGATTGCTATTTTAGGCGCTGTGGAAGGTGTTGAACCGCAGACAGAGGCGGTCTGGCGGCAGGCGGACAAATATCGCGTCCCCCGCATGGTTTTTGTCAACAAAATGGACCGCACTGGCGCCGACTATGAAGCCTGCATCAGTCAACTGCGCTCGAAAGTTCATGCCAATCCGATACCGGTCCAGTGGCCGATCGGGTCAGAAGACAACTTCCAGGGTGTGGTTGATCTTGTCCAGCAGAAGGCGTTCATCTGGAAAGAAGAGACTCTGGGAGCCAAGTTTGACATCGAAGATATTCCGGCCGGCCTTGTGGAACTTGCGCGGCAGCGCCGGGAAGAGATGATTGAGTCCCTCGGCGAGGCCGACGATCACATTCTCGAAAAATACGTGCATGGCGAGGATATTTCGGTCGAGGAGATGCAAGCCGCGATTCGACGAGCCACCATCAGCTTGAAGGTTGTTCCCGTCCTGTGCGGTTCGGCATTCAAGAACAAGGGCGTCCAGACCCTGCTGGATGCAGTCGTCACTTATCTACCTTCTCCGCTCGATATCCCGCCCATCGAAGGCGTTAATCCCACCAATGAAGAAGAAAAGATCGTCCGGAACGCGGCAGACAATGAACCATTTTCCGCGCTGGTCTTCAAGATCATGACTGATCCGTTTGTTGGCCAGCTTGCCTTTATGCGGGTCTATTCCGGATCGCTCAAGAGCGGTGACAGCGTTTACAACCCGCGGCGCGACCGCCGCGAGCGCATTGGGCGGCTGCTTAAGATGCACGCCAATAAACGCGAGGAAATCAACGAGGTCTATGCTGGCGACATCGCAGCCGCAGTGGGGCTGAAGAGCGTTTCGACGGGCGACACCGTGTGCGACGAATCGGCTCCGGTGGTTTTTGAAGCGATGGAGTTTCCGGCGCCCGTAATCTCGGTTGCCATCGAACCCAAAACGAAAGCCGACCAGGAAAAGCTTTCCGGCTCCCTCGCAAAGCTGATGCAGGAAGACCCCACCTTCCACGTGCATACCGATCCGGATACCGGCGAGACTTTGATTTCCGGCATGGGCGAACTGCACCTTGAAATCCTGGTAGACCGGCTGATGCGTGAATTCAAGGTCAGCGCGAACGTTGGGCGGCCCCAGGTGGCCTATCGGGAAACGATCGGCAAGGCAAGCGAGGCGGAAGGGAAGTACGTTCGCCAGACGGGCGGCCGAGGCCAGTATGGCCATGTGGTCCTCCAGATCGAACCTCTCTTGCATCCTGATCCGGCGGCAATCGCCGAGTTGACGAAGAAGAAATCCACCAGCCGCTTTGACCCCGATCTTCAGCTCCTGTTTCTTGATGAAATTGTGAGCGGTGTGGTGCCCAAGGAATATATCCCGGCGGTGTACAGCGGCGTACGCGAAGCGATGGAAGGTGGCGTTCTCGCCGGATACGAGATGACGGGAATCCTGGCCAAGCTTACCGACGGCTCCTATCACGAAGTGGACTCGTCGGAAATCGCTTTCAAGATTGCGGGTTCCATGGGGTTTAAGGAGGCCGCCCGGCGTGCCCGGCCGATCCTGCTGGAGCCGGTGATGAAGGTCGAGGTCGTGGTGCCTGAGGAGTATATGGGTGATGTGCTGGGCGACCTGAGTTCCCGTCGCGGGCATGTTGAGGGAATGGAGAGGCGAGGTTCAACGCAGATTATCCGGTCTACCGTGCCGCTCGCGGAAATGTTTGGGTATGCCACGGACCTTCGTTCCCGGACCCAGGGGCGCGCGTCGTACTCCATGCACTTTGCCCGCTACGAGCCCGCGCCGGCGTCGATTTCGGAAGAAGTTGTTGCTCGCGTCCAGGGACGGGTGGTTGGGAAATAGACGATAAATCAGGATCAAGGTTGAAGCTGAGAACTTTTCGAATTCAATGATGAGGCGATAGGTATGGCGAAGGAAAAATTTGACCGATCGAAGCCGCACATGAACATTGGGACGATCGGGCACAT
This region includes:
- the fusA gene encoding elongation factor G translates to MPRQVPLNKTRNIGIMAHIDAGKTTTTERVLFYTGITHKMGEVHEGTAVMDWMEQEQERGITITSAATTCFWNNYRINIIDTPGHVDFTVEVERSLRVLDGAIAILGAVEGVEPQTEAVWRQADKYRVPRMVFVNKMDRTGADYEACISQLRSKVHANPIPVQWPIGSEDNFQGVVDLVQQKAFIWKEETLGAKFDIEDIPAGLVELARQRREEMIESLGEADDHILEKYVHGEDISVEEMQAAIRRATISLKVVPVLCGSAFKNKGVQTLLDAVVTYLPSPLDIPPIEGVNPTNEEEKIVRNAADNEPFSALVFKIMTDPFVGQLAFMRVYSGSLKSGDSVYNPRRDRRERIGRLLKMHANKREEINEVYAGDIAAAVGLKSVSTGDTVCDESAPVVFEAMEFPAPVISVAIEPKTKADQEKLSGSLAKLMQEDPTFHVHTDPDTGETLISGMGELHLEILVDRLMREFKVSANVGRPQVAYRETIGKASEAEGKYVRQTGGRGQYGHVVLQIEPLLHPDPAAIAELTKKKSTSRFDPDLQLLFLDEIVSGVVPKEYIPAVYSGVREAMEGGVLAGYEMTGILAKLTDGSYHEVDSSEIAFKIAGSMGFKEAARRARPILLEPVMKVEVVVPEEYMGDVLGDLSSRRGHVEGMERRGSTQIIRSTVPLAEMFGYATDLRSRTQGRASYSMHFARYEPAPASISEEVVARVQGRVVGK